From the Mycoplasmatota bacterium genome, one window contains:
- a CDS encoding folate family ECF transporter S component, which produces MSKNKNQVFLYAFTAVLGSIAGVLKIVSIESPLYRLTVYDIPIMIAGFTIGPLYGGIVGLIADIFQMLLKGYPPSLMTLSSIMWGVIPGLFYYIKRYLKSNTSKVIVAVILIILTSATAFGINTLQLYLWYGSGSFIQLPGRIITAIIKLPIEAFVCIPTYYVYQNMIRNSQYNAIEYDL; this is translated from the coding sequence ATGTCTAAAAACAAAAACCAGGTTTTTTTATACGCCTTTACCGCTGTGCTTGGAAGCATTGCTGGCGTATTAAAAATTGTTAGTATTGAATCACCCTTATATCGCTTGACTGTATATGATATTCCAATTATGATTGCAGGTTTTACAATCGGTCCTCTATACGGAGGGATTGTAGGTTTAATAGCGGATATCTTTCAGATGTTATTAAAAGGTTATCCACCTTCACTAATGACTTTATCTAGTATAATGTGGGGGGTCATACCAGGATTATTCTATTATATTAAAAGATATTTAAAAAGCAACACAAGTAAAGTCATTGTTGCAGTCATTCTTATTATTTTGACTAGTGCTACCGCATTTGGTATTAATACCTTACAACTTTATCTGTGGTATGGATCCGGTTCTTTTATCCAACTACCGGGTCGAATCATCACAGCAATTATTAAATTACCAATTGAAGCATTTGTTTGTATTCCTACCTATTATGTGTATCAAAATATGATACGAAATAGCCAATATAATGCAATTGAATATGATCTTTAA
- a CDS encoding GNAT family N-acetyltransferase, producing the protein MIRIARNEDLDQILMIVNETIEDLQKQDNYQWSDTYPTRKHFEEDIKNVNLYVFELNNEVAGFICINKKEDSAYQSLSWTKESCAIVIHRFAVKRSYQRQKIATKLIEFVEHFAKNKNINYIKVDTNSKNSRMNTLFNHLGYTFIGEINLRDLKDVFNCYDKILT; encoded by the coding sequence ATGATTAGAATAGCACGTAATGAAGATTTAGATCAAATCCTTATGATAGTAAATGAAACGATTGAAGATTTACAGAAACAAGATAATTATCAATGGAGTGATACATATCCAACGAGAAAACATTTTGAGGAGGATATTAAAAATGTAAACTTATATGTGTTTGAATTAAATAATGAGGTTGCAGGATTTATCTGTATTAATAAAAAGGAAGATTCAGCTTATCAATCATTATCCTGGACAAAAGAGAGTTGCGCAATTGTAATCCATCGATTCGCGGTTAAAAGAAGCTATCAAAGACAAAAGATTGCTACTAAATTAATCGAGTTTGTGGAACATTTTGCGAAAAATAAAAATATTAATTATATAAAGGTCGATACCAATTCAAAAAATAGTAGAATGAATACTTTATTTAACCATTTAGGGTATACATTTATTGGGGAAATTAATTTAAGAGATTTAAAAGATGTGTTTAATTGTTATGACAAAATATTAACTTAA
- a CDS encoding RNA-binding S4 domain-containing protein, whose protein sequence is MRVDKFLKVSRLIKRRTIAKEVAEKDRIQINDKIAKPSSEVKVGDLITIGFGNKLVTIRVLQILESTKKDDAQHMYEIVKEEKI, encoded by the coding sequence ATGAGAGTAGATAAATTTTTAAAAGTATCACGCTTAATCAAGCGAAGAACAATAGCGAAAGAAGTAGCTGAAAAAGATAGGATTCAAATTAATGATAAGATAGCAAAACCAAGTTCAGAAGTTAAAGTTGGAGATTTAATCACAATCGGATTTGGAAATAAATTAGTGACCATCAGAGTTTTACAAATCCTAGAATCAACTAAAAAAGATGATGCTCAACATATGTATGAAATCGTTAAAGAAGAAAAAATTTAG
- the yabP gene encoding sporulation protein YabP, whose protein sequence is MNQTEIFNKNNNQTNNNINNHHMMIRDRKSLETTGVKKIESLNSEEFVLETILGYMTISGQDLEMINFSVDKGEILISGYVTKIEYYDHQDTIDAPKSFFSKLFK, encoded by the coding sequence ATGAATCAAACTGAAATATTTAATAAAAATAATAATCAGACAAATAATAATATTAATAATCATCATATGATGATAAGAGACCGTAAGTCATTAGAGACGACGGGGGTAAAAAAAATAGAAAGTTTAAATAGTGAAGAATTTGTTTTAGAGACAATATTGGGATATATGACAATTAGTGGACAAGATTTAGAAATGATCAATTTTAGTGTTGATAAAGGCGAAATATTAATTTCTGGTTATGTAACAAAAATCGAATATTATGACCATCAAGATACAATAGATGCCCCCAAAAGTTTCTTCAGTAAATTATTTAAATAA
- a CDS encoding spore cortex biosynthesis protein YabQ has protein sequence MILKTQFELLLYSFFIGIYLGVTYDLLYYFIFIYLKKVVKYFCDILFFVCQGFIIFQVIYKINNGIIPLYCFIFFGLGFLIYYTYSQSYYENNIYPLRKLFYRIINKVLKVLTYLFIKPFVDTYEFLFCIYEWLSKKIIGCVKRVKRKIVRQIKTKKANKIKNKT, from the coding sequence ATGATTCTGAAAACTCAATTTGAATTATTACTATATTCATTTTTTATCGGGATTTATTTAGGGGTAACCTATGATTTGCTTTACTATTTTATCTTTATCTATCTAAAAAAAGTTGTTAAGTATTTTTGTGATATTCTCTTTTTTGTCTGTCAAGGATTTATTATTTTTCAAGTCATATATAAAATTAATAATGGAATTATTCCGTTATATTGTTTTATCTTTTTTGGATTAGGTTTTTTAATATATTATACTTATTCACAAAGTTATTATGAGAATAATATATATCCATTAAGAAAACTTTTTTATAGGATAATAAATAAAGTACTAAAAGTTCTTACATATTTATTTATTAAACCTTTTGTTGATACTTATGAATTCTTATTTTGTATATATGAGTGGTTGTCAAAGAAAATAATAGGTTGTGTTAAACGTGTTAAGAGAAAAATCGTTAGACAAATTAAAACGAAAAAAGCTAATAAAATTAAAAATAAGACTTAA
- a CDS encoding SpoIIE family protein phosphatase, translating into MSQTLLALNEKMNKEMTNEKREIVSKDMLKKVCLSFVFSILALSINYKLGAVFLLPLLCSMLQLYKKLAYYSMIAISSVSLLIDLELSLSVISALVPLSLLIHKENKKALNFFILTLVSLMSYCINTIFNFIELNIIYCVFIILFNFIFFTIYDKAIEINQHKKDFFFKEEIIGVLTIALNLSLGLFTFSLEFLNIGFIFTLLLIMLLGLTTSKANTVGYSLIIYFILSYSKLNITGIEIIPFLGLISALLPHNNIYLKTFTFYIISPLMYYFGYLSGDILYLFISVAVSTTIFYITSFYFNHKFANLLIPKYEESKYYQIYVENFREDVSQRLLNFAELFNAFANKSLETNNELVKIDEAIDEMIDKHCKNCLKKELCLNTNHIKTYNYFNQLLKEGENILSTDKKRFLDLFGMFCLNAFDIINTAIELNQEYLLGNIKQSNSNMVFQSQLEGLSRILQDYAIEVNTDYESETIKIEKMRDKMNKLGMNISYLKVNSIKKKNVDIDLGIKDYEERYDHVICNLINDLLKEEVELVTTKKGKSTEKIKIISKQIFDLEFGTSYIGKDGSRISGDNFLKSDMHNGNTVIALSDGMGNGYSAYIESKSTLELLNKMLTTGADDHTAVSIINTLLSLKEYNERFSTLDYITINKSSGTIDFYKIGSAPSFIIRGNKVICINNDNLPMGISKEVDKITFDLEPNDIVVVVSDGVVERFNNINKFEKIIAQMIRTSSIQMAHDIIRAAITEFGGKIIDDMTAIVIKVNPSKNKISA; encoded by the coding sequence ATGAGTCAAACACTATTAGCACTAAATGAAAAGATGAATAAAGAAATGACAAATGAAAAAAGAGAGATAGTATCAAAAGATATGTTGAAAAAAGTATGTTTGTCATTTGTTTTTTCGATTTTAGCATTGTCAATTAATTATAAATTAGGAGCAGTTTTTTTGCTGCCCCTTTTATGTTCTATGCTTCAATTATATAAGAAATTAGCTTATTACTCAATGATTGCGATTAGTAGTGTATCCCTTTTGATTGATCTAGAACTTTCATTATCGGTTATTTCAGCTTTAGTCCCTTTAAGTTTATTAATTCATAAGGAGAATAAAAAAGCCTTAAACTTTTTCATTCTAACTTTAGTTTCACTCATGTCTTATTGTATTAATACTATCTTTAATTTTATTGAATTAAATATAATCTATTGTGTATTTATTATATTATTTAATTTTATATTTTTTACGATTTATGATAAAGCAATAGAAATAAACCAACATAAAAAAGATTTCTTTTTCAAAGAAGAAATAATAGGTGTTCTAACGATAGCATTAAATCTATCTCTTGGTTTATTTACTTTTAGCTTAGAGTTTCTAAATATTGGTTTTATTTTTACCTTATTATTAATTATGTTATTAGGATTAACGACATCTAAAGCAAATACAGTAGGTTATTCTTTAATTATTTATTTTATTTTATCTTATTCTAAATTAAATATAACAGGGATTGAAATCATTCCTTTTCTAGGATTAATTTCTGCTTTACTACCTCATAATAATATTTATCTTAAAACATTCACCTTTTATATTATATCGCCTCTTATGTATTACTTTGGTTATCTATCCGGGGATATTTTGTATCTATTTATTAGTGTAGCAGTTTCAACAACAATTTTTTATATTACTAGTTTTTATTTTAATCATAAATTTGCAAACCTATTAATACCTAAGTATGAAGAATCTAAGTATTACCAAATATATGTAGAAAATTTTCGCGAAGATGTTTCGCAAAGATTATTAAATTTTGCGGAATTATTTAATGCATTTGCGAATAAATCACTAGAAACAAATAATGAATTAGTTAAAATTGATGAAGCGATTGATGAGATGATAGACAAGCATTGTAAAAATTGTTTAAAAAAAGAATTGTGTTTGAATACCAATCATATTAAAACTTATAACTATTTTAATCAATTGTTAAAAGAAGGGGAAAATATCTTAAGTACAGATAAAAAACGTTTCTTAGATTTATTTGGTATGTTTTGTTTGAATGCCTTTGATATAATCAATACCGCAATAGAACTAAATCAAGAATATTTACTAGGCAATATTAAGCAAAGTAATAGTAATATGGTATTTCAATCACAATTAGAAGGACTATCACGTATATTACAGGATTATGCGATAGAAGTGAATACGGATTATGAGAGTGAAACCATAAAAATTGAAAAGATGCGTGATAAAATGAATAAATTAGGTATGAATATTTCTTATTTAAAAGTAAATAGTATTAAAAAGAAAAATGTAGATATTGATTTGGGGATAAAGGATTATGAAGAAAGATATGATCATGTAATTTGTAACTTAATAAATGATTTATTAAAAGAAGAAGTTGAGTTAGTGACCACGAAGAAAGGCAAGAGTACAGAAAAGATTAAAATTATATCTAAACAAATTTTTGATTTAGAATTTGGTACAAGTTATATTGGTAAAGATGGTTCTAGGATATCAGGAGATAATTTTTTGAAAAGTGATATGCATAATGGTAATACAGTTATTGCTTTAAGTGATGGGATGGGAAATGGGTATTCTGCTTATATTGAAAGTAAAAGCACTTTAGAATTATTAAATAAAATGTTGACAACAGGAGCAGATGATCATACAGCTGTATCTATTATCAATACATTATTGTCATTAAAAGAATATAATGAGCGTTTCTCGACGCTAGATTATATAACGATTAATAAAAGTTCAGGAACAATTGATTTTTATAAAATTGGAAGTGCTCCAAGTTTTATTATTAGAGGAAATAAAGTGATATGTATTAATAATGATAATTTACCGATGGGTATATCTAAAGAAGTTGATAAAATAACCTTTGATTTAGAACCGAATGATATTGTCGTTGTTGTAAGTGATGGCGTGGTTGAACGTTTTAATAATATAAATAAATTTGAAAAAATTATCGCTCAGATGATAAGAACCTCTTCAATACAAATGGCACATGATATCATTAGAGCAGCAATTACAGAGTTTGGTGGAAAAATAATAGACGATATGACAGCGATTGTGATTAAGGTAAACCCAAGCAAAAATAAAATAAGTGCTTAA
- the tilS gene encoding tRNA lysidine(34) synthetase TilS, producing MLNEQMIKEDNCIGLNDCLIVGVSGGPDSMGLLHFLISIQSKYNLSLFVAHINHHTRKEENQKEELMIRDYCDKHHIPFYVGHFRKSGSNNFHEEARNYRYNFFVDLTKKLNANKIVLAHHEDDQIETILFKITRGSHINGYLGMKNCFEIEKNITVVRPFLDVKKSEIIDYCETNQVPYAIDSSNLTNKYTRNHIRNRIIPLFKEIQPDFNHKIMQFHDQLSEVDDFLKQNAKILMKEMIISSEKDRIILDLNKLRNTHIALIRVILLAVVNEVYQDPFYLTYEKVKNLLNIINNNKPNVTFDLGKNLYCVKEYDKLIFEVGQREYEEYELVIDEFKDYELPNGMKLRVKKLEEKAKINNKSLILCYNRIIWPFVVRTRKQGDFIKTKIGRKKVNRLFIDAKIPINLRKTWPLLVDKDGNILWVIGIQKYNFNQYTPCDEMILIEVLN from the coding sequence ATGCTTAATGAACAAATGATAAAAGAAGATAATTGTATTGGTTTAAATGATTGTTTAATAGTAGGTGTCTCTGGAGGACCTGATTCAATGGGATTACTTCATTTTTTAATATCTATACAAAGTAAATATAATTTAAGTCTCTTTGTTGCCCATATAAATCATCATACAAGAAAAGAAGAGAATCAAAAAGAAGAATTAATGATTCGTGATTATTGTGATAAACATCATATTCCTTTTTATGTAGGTCATTTTAGGAAAAGTGGAAGTAATAATTTTCATGAAGAAGCTAGAAATTATCGGTATAATTTTTTTGTGGATTTGACAAAGAAATTGAATGCTAATAAAATTGTTTTAGCACATCATGAGGATGACCAGATTGAAACGATTTTATTTAAGATAACTAGAGGAAGTCATATTAATGGTTATTTGGGAATGAAAAATTGTTTTGAAATAGAAAAAAATATCACTGTTGTTCGACCATTTCTTGATGTAAAAAAGAGTGAAATTATAGATTATTGTGAAACTAATCAGGTTCCATATGCGATTGATTCATCAAATTTAACTAATAAATATACTAGAAATCATATTAGAAACCGAATTATTCCACTTTTTAAAGAAATACAGCCTGATTTTAATCATAAAATTATGCAATTTCATGACCAACTATCTGAAGTTGATGATTTTTTAAAACAAAATGCGAAAATATTAATGAAAGAAATGATAATTTCTTCTGAAAAAGATAGAATAATACTAGACCTTAATAAATTAAGAAATACTCATATAGCATTAATTCGTGTGATATTATTAGCAGTTGTTAATGAAGTGTATCAAGATCCTTTTTATTTAACTTATGAAAAGGTGAAAAATTTATTAAATATAATAAATAATAATAAACCAAATGTAACCTTTGATTTAGGTAAAAATTTATATTGTGTAAAAGAATATGATAAGTTAATATTTGAAGTTGGACAAAGAGAATACGAAGAATATGAACTTGTAATTGATGAATTTAAAGATTACGAACTCCCAAATGGGATGAAACTTCGTGTTAAAAAACTTGAAGAAAAAGCAAAAATCAATAACAAATCGTTAATTTTATGTTATAATAGGATTATATGGCCATTTGTTGTAAGAACAAGAAAACAAGGCGATTTTATTAAGACTAAAATAGGTAGAAAAAAGGTAAATCGATTATTTATAGATGCGAAAATTCCAATTAATTTACGTAAAACTTGGCCTTTATTAGTGGACAAGGACGGAAATATATTATGGGTGATTGGAATACAAAAATATAACTTCAATCAATATACTCCATGTGATGAAATGATATTAATTGAAGTTTTAAATTGA
- the hpt gene encoding hypoxanthine phosphoribosyltransferase: protein MMHQDIKKVLVSQEAIADKCKELGGIISRDYKGKNLVVIGLLKGCVPFISDLAKHISIPMRLDYMSVSSYHGGTSSTGHVRVNKDLDASINGCDILIAEDIVDTGKTLKKVIEMLTVKGANSVKIVTLLDKPEGRLVTLEPDYVGFVIPKEFVVGYGLDYDEYYRNLPYIGVLKEEVYSK, encoded by the coding sequence ATAATGCATCAAGATATAAAAAAAGTATTAGTCAGTCAAGAAGCGATTGCGGATAAATGCAAGGAATTAGGTGGGATTATTTCTCGTGATTATAAAGGTAAAAACCTTGTAGTCATTGGTTTATTGAAAGGATGTGTTCCTTTTATTAGTGACCTAGCTAAACATATTTCAATTCCAATGCGACTTGATTATATGTCTGTTTCTAGTTATCATGGAGGAACCTCATCAACAGGACATGTACGGGTCAATAAAGATTTAGATGCTTCAATTAATGGATGCGATATTCTAATCGCTGAAGATATAGTTGATACTGGTAAAACATTGAAGAAAGTTATAGAAATGTTAACTGTTAAAGGTGCTAATAGCGTAAAAATAGTAACATTATTAGATAAACCAGAAGGACGTTTAGTCACACTTGAACCAGATTATGTAGGGTTTGTAATCCCTAAGGAATTTGTGGTTGGATATGGTTTAGATTATGATGAATATTATAGAAATTTACCATATATAGGAGTCTTAAAAGAAGAAGTGTATTCAAAGTAA
- the ftsH gene encoding ATP-dependent zinc metalloprotease FtsH, whose translation MANAIKKKPNNGWSGYLVYFLAISVVFLIIVYIMRDHGTVQEKNYNEVISLIENNETNEIKITEITFSPQTGDYNSNIHYLRMKTTDKNIVYEAKLYGPYALEHIEQAALDKNISMEVQPAKSYGGFFTILSFLFPILLIGIFAFIFFKNAGGNNKAFDFARSRAKLNKSKEVTFKDVAGQEEEKEELVEIIDFLKNPKKYNELGARIPKGVLLSGPPGTGKTLLARASAGEANVPFYSISGSDFVEMFVGVGASRVRDMFKTAKQNAPCIIFIDEIDAVGRQRGAGLGGGHDEREQTLNQLLAEMDGFGSNTGVIVMAATNRPDVLDPALLRPGRFDRQIMVTNPDVKGREEILKVHSRNKKFAPTVQLSEVAKRTPGFSGADLENLLNESALLAARYNRKVIEMQDIDEAMDRVLMGPAKKSRKYSKRDKEIVAFHEAGHAVIGLKLDNAEIVHKVTIIPRGQAGGYNLMLPEEEKFVQTKQDLLDQITGLLGGRVAEEIVFSEITTGAHNDFEKATKIARAMVTEFGMSSLGPVQYEQRSGNVFLGRDYMKDRNFSGQIALEIDKEVRRIIDECYERAQVAIKENRELLDLIANQLIEMETLTREDIEELVETGKVKWWDEKKAQDKKELEEIKKAEKEKAEKEKVEKEEEPKKDDKVDF comes from the coding sequence ATGGCAAACGCAATTAAGAAAAAACCAAATAATGGCTGGAGTGGCTATTTAGTTTATTTCCTTGCCATTTCAGTGGTTTTTCTCATCATTGTTTATATAATGAGGGACCATGGAACAGTACAAGAAAAAAATTATAATGAAGTTATATCATTAATAGAAAATAATGAAACGAATGAAATAAAAATTACTGAGATAACCTTTTCACCGCAAACAGGTGATTATAATAGTAATATTCACTATCTCCGTATGAAAACTACAGATAAAAATATTGTTTATGAAGCAAAACTATATGGTCCATATGCTTTAGAACATATTGAACAAGCAGCATTAGATAAGAATATTAGTATGGAAGTCCAACCAGCGAAATCTTATGGTGGATTCTTCACGATATTATCATTCTTATTCCCAATTTTATTAATTGGTATATTTGCATTTATTTTCTTTAAAAATGCTGGAGGTAATAATAAAGCATTTGATTTTGCGAGATCTCGCGCTAAATTAAATAAATCAAAAGAAGTAACATTTAAAGATGTTGCTGGTCAAGAAGAAGAAAAAGAAGAATTGGTTGAAATTATTGATTTTCTTAAAAATCCGAAAAAATATAATGAACTTGGTGCTAGAATTCCAAAAGGTGTCTTATTATCAGGGCCTCCAGGGACAGGTAAAACATTATTAGCAAGAGCAAGTGCAGGAGAAGCGAATGTGCCATTTTATTCGATTTCAGGTTCTGACTTTGTTGAAATGTTTGTTGGGGTTGGTGCAAGCCGTGTACGTGACATGTTCAAAACAGCTAAACAAAATGCCCCATGTATAATCTTTATAGATGAGATTGATGCAGTTGGTCGTCAAAGAGGTGCTGGATTAGGTGGTGGACATGATGAGCGTGAACAAACACTTAATCAGTTACTTGCTGAGATGGATGGATTTGGTTCTAATACTGGCGTTATCGTTATGGCTGCGACAAACCGTCCGGATGTTTTAGACCCAGCTTTATTACGTCCAGGTCGTTTTGACCGTCAAATTATGGTAACAAATCCAGATGTTAAAGGACGCGAAGAAATCTTAAAAGTTCATTCAAGAAATAAAAAATTCGCACCAACAGTGCAATTATCAGAAGTTGCTAAACGAACACCAGGATTTAGTGGTGCTGATTTAGAGAACTTATTAAATGAGTCAGCGTTACTAGCAGCAAGATATAATCGTAAGGTTATTGAAATGCAAGATATTGATGAAGCGATGGATAGAGTATTAATGGGACCAGCGAAAAAGAGTCGTAAATACTCTAAAAGAGATAAAGAAATTGTCGCATTCCATGAAGCAGGTCATGCAGTTATTGGCCTTAAGTTAGATAATGCGGAAATTGTACATAAAGTAACGATTATTCCTCGTGGACAAGCAGGCGGATATAATTTAATGCTTCCTGAAGAAGAAAAATTTGTTCAAACAAAACAAGACTTATTAGATCAAATTACAGGTCTTTTAGGTGGTCGTGTTGCTGAAGAGATTGTCTTTAGTGAAATCACAACAGGAGCTCATAACGACTTTGAGAAAGCAACTAAAATTGCTCGTGCGATGGTTACTGAATTCGGTATGTCTAGTTTAGGACCTGTTCAGTACGAACAACGTTCAGGAAATGTTTTCTTAGGTAGAGACTATATGAAAGATAGAAACTTCTCAGGTCAGATTGCTTTAGAGATTGATAAAGAAGTACGTCGTATTATTGATGAATGTTACGAACGTGCGCAAGTTGCGATTAAAGAAAATCGTGAATTATTAGATCTTATCGCAAATCAATTAATCGAAATGGAAACATTAACAAGAGAAGATATCGAAGAATTAGTTGAAACTGGTAAAGTAAAGTGGTGGGATGAAAAGAAAGCCCAAGATAAAAAAGAATTAGAAGAAATTAAAAAAGCAGAAAAAGAAAAAGCAGAAAAAGAAAAAGTTGAAAAAGAAGAAGAACCTAAGAAGGATGATAAAGTAGACTTTTAA
- the hslO gene encoding Hsp33 family molecular chaperone HslO, with the protein MRDYLVRATSFDEKVRIFAVNATYTVQEAQRRHQTWPTASAALGRTLVVGSMMGAMLKGKESLTIKVKGDGPIGEILVDANARGEVKGYVSNPEVHFQYPNGKLNVSQAVGTKGEIQVIKDLGMKDFFVSSVDIISGELGQDFTYYFAKSEQTPSSVGCGVLVETDNSVLAAGGFIIQVMPDATEETISQLEKTIASIKSVSEMINEGYTPEDIVKEICKDEPYTILSSLDIHFVCHCSKERFASGLVSLGKDELKQIIDEDKSAEVVCHFCNEKYQYSEDELTDLLNSI; encoded by the coding sequence ATGAGAGATTATTTAGTAAGAGCCACTTCATTTGATGAAAAAGTAAGAATCTTTGCGGTTAATGCGACTTATACAGTACAAGAAGCACAAAGAAGACATCAAACCTGGCCAACTGCATCAGCTGCTTTAGGAAGAACTCTAGTGGTAGGTTCAATGATGGGAGCGATGTTAAAAGGAAAAGAAAGTCTTACGATAAAAGTTAAGGGCGATGGACCCATTGGGGAAATATTAGTTGATGCGAATGCTAGAGGTGAAGTTAAAGGGTATGTTAGTAATCCTGAAGTTCATTTTCAATATCCAAATGGAAAATTAAATGTAAGTCAAGCAGTAGGAACAAAAGGTGAAATTCAAGTAATCAAGGACTTGGGGATGAAAGATTTTTTTGTTTCATCGGTTGATATTATAAGTGGTGAATTGGGACAAGATTTTACGTATTATTTTGCGAAGTCAGAACAAACACCGTCTTCTGTTGGGTGTGGGGTTTTAGTTGAAACGGATAACTCTGTTTTGGCTGCTGGTGGATTTATTATTCAGGTAATGCCTGATGCTACTGAAGAAACAATTTCCCAATTAGAAAAAACAATCGCATCAATAAAATCTGTTTCTGAAATGATTAATGAAGGGTATACTCCTGAAGATATTGTTAAGGAAATATGTAAGGATGAACCTTATACAATACTTTCTTCATTAGATATTCATTTTGTTTGTCATTGTAGTAAAGAAAGATTTGCTTCTGGTTTAGTAAGTTTAGGTAAAGATGAGTTAAAACAAATTATTGATGAAGATAAATCAGCTGAGGTTGTATGTCATTTCTGTAATGAAAAGTATCAATATTCTGAAGATGAACTTACAGATTTATTAAATAGTATATAA
- the maf gene encoding septum formation inhibitor Maf: MNIILASNSPRRRELLQYITNDFTVVVSHVDETYDKNLLPQEIVLYLSKLKAQAVSQNHPQDLIIGCDTIVCLEDKILEKPVNEDDAYKMLKRLSGKTHQVITGVTLIHSTEIESFYTSTDVAFYDLNDEEINDYIKTKEPFDKAGAYGIQGYASKFVKEIKGDYFTVVGLPVGTLYQRLKKIT, encoded by the coding sequence ATGAATATTATCTTAGCGAGTAATTCCCCTAGAAGAAGAGAATTACTACAGTATATCACAAATGATTTTACTGTAGTTGTTAGTCATGTAGATGAGACCTATGATAAAAATTTACTACCACAAGAAATTGTATTGTATCTATCAAAACTAAAAGCCCAAGCGGTTAGTCAGAATCATCCTCAAGATTTAATCATCGGTTGTGATACCATTGTTTGTTTAGAGGATAAAATTTTAGAAAAACCAGTAAATGAAGACGATGCTTATAAAATGTTGAAACGATTATCAGGTAAGACTCATCAGGTAATCACTGGTGTAACACTTATACACAGTACTGAGATTGAGAGTTTTTATACATCAACCGATGTTGCTTTCTATGATTTAAATGATGAAGAAATAAACGATTATATAAAAACAAAAGAACCTTTTGATAAAGCAGGGGCTTATGGGATACAGGGATATGCATCTAAGTTTGTTAAAGAGATAAAAGGGGATTATTTTACAGTTGTTGGTTTACCTGTTGGTACATTATATCAAAGATTAAAAAAAATTACCTAA